The sequence below is a genomic window from Deltaproteobacteria bacterium.
GGATCACATCCGGCGGGGAACTCTGGACCCCTCGGGCATTCGCGTCCTCGTGCTCGACGAGGCCGACGAGATGCTCTCGATGGGCTTCCAGGAGGAGATCACGGCCATTCTGCAGCAGCTCCCGGCCGAGCGGCAGACGATGCTCTTCTCCGCGACGATCCCCGACGAGATCGAGCGCATGATCGAGCGCTACCTGCACACGCCGGAGCGCATCTACCTGAGCGAGGACTTCGTCGGCGTTCGCGAGATCCGGCACATCTACTACCTCGTGACCGGCGGAGACCGTACGCGCAGCCTGCTCGACATCCTCTCTTACGAGAAGCCGGAACTCGCGCTCATCTTCTGTAACACGCGCGAGGACACCGGACGTGTGGCGGACTTCCTCTCGCGCAACGGCTTCGAGGCGCAGGCGATCAGCAGCGACCTGACGCAGAAGGACCGCGAACGCGTGATGGAGCGCATGCGACAGGGCGAGCTCCATTGCCTGGTCGCCACCGACATCGCGGCCCGGGGCATCGACATCGCCGACGTGACGCACGTTTTCAACTACACCTTCCCCGAGTCGGCGGACATTTACGTGCACCGTACCGGCCGAACGGGCCGAGCCGGCCGCTCGGGGACCGCCATCTCTCTCGTCTCGCCCCGCGAGATCGGCAGCTTCTATTACTTGAAGCTGATTCACCGGATCTTCCCCGAGGAGCGGCACCTCCCCACCGTCGAGGAGCTGGCCGCTCGGCAGGAGGGAGAGCTCTGCCAGACGCTCGCTGCGCGCTACGAGGGTCAAGCCGCGTCCCCGGCCATGCGCAGCCTGGCTCGCCGCGTGTGGTCGATGGTCGACGGCGAGGCGCTCGTCGGGCGCGCGCTCTGGGAACTTCTCTCCGGGGGGACCGCGACGGCTCGGCGGCGCCCTGCTCCGCCCCCGCCTACCCGGGCTGCCTCCCAGCCGCAACGCGCAGACGCCACACCCGTCGAGACCGAGGGCGAGGGGGAGCCGGCTTCCCGGCTTCCTTCGGATGACCGCGTAGAACGGTCGACGCGGCCGGAGCGCGGAGGGCGGCGCGGCGGCAGCGACGGACGACGAGGTCGCGGGAACGGACGCGACC
It includes:
- a CDS encoding DEAD/DEAH box helicase, translated to MSIVDEDHTTAEQLPPVAVPVTEPDGPTFASLGLRPEVLQALTEIGFERPTDVQVQAIPLALARRDLLVQSRTGSGKTAAFGLPMCTGLLDDAREEVQALVLAPTRELALQVANECSRFCTHIPLRTVAIYGGAPMGPQVQALKGNAQIVAGTPGRVLDHIRRGTLDPSGIRVLVLDEADEMLSMGFQEEITAILQQLPAERQTMLFSATIPDEIERMIERYLHTPERIYLSEDFVGVREIRHIYYLVTGGDRTRSLLDILSYEKPELALIFCNTREDTGRVADFLSRNGFEAQAISSDLTQKDRERVMERMRQGELHCLVATDIAARGIDIADVTHVFNYTFPESADIYVHRTGRTGRAGRSGTAISLVSPREIGSFYYLKLIHRIFPEERHLPTVEELAARQEGELCQTLAARYEGQAASPAMRSLARRVWSMVDGEALVGRALWELLSGGTATARRRPAPPPPTRAASQPQRADATPVETEGEGEPASRLPSDDRVERSTRPERGGRRGGSDGRRGRGNGRDRGRGGRESGRDGRRGERNGQRPPAEARTDERPDDVGAPRVAPEEEAGLR